One part of the Lotus japonicus ecotype B-129 chromosome 2, LjGifu_v1.2 genome encodes these proteins:
- the LOC130738053 gene encoding uncharacterized protein LOC130738053, with translation MRNSRGHKSFHLRGLRLKQLKVETTSIFRWIVMSARDCAAKESLVNVMGESILKKEGIPEPNGPCKLPGKGGATLPLEKFHVEENIRKFAMTGLLLSLIRVVTFETRMLSLIPVLHVSEEN, from the exons ATGCGCAATAGCAGGGGACATAAGAGTTTTCAT TTGCGGGGCTTGAGACTGAAgcagttgaaagttgaaactacTTCCATTTTCAG GTGGATTGTGATGAGTGCAAGAGATTGTGCAGCAAAGGAGTCTCTGGTCAATGTCATGGGGGAGAGCATCCTGAAAAAAGAAGGGATACCTGAACCTAACG GACCGTGTAAACTTCCTGGGAAGGGAGGGGCGACATTGCCCCTGGAGAAGTTTCAT GTTGAAGAAAATATCCGCAAGTTTGCAATGACAGGTTTACTCTTATCGCTGATTCGGGTGGTTACATTCGAGACTCGCATGTTATCGCTCATACCAGTGCTGCATGTATCAGAGGAAAACTGA
- the LOC130738058 gene encoding disease resistance protein Roq1-like, producing MEKGRAESSSSFKHEWTYDVFLSFRGEDTRFNITGNIYNSLVKKGIHTFMDDEELRKGKKITPALLKAIQKSRIAIIIFSKNYASSTYCLDELVEILKLVNAEGRLVLPVFYDVDPSLVRHQRGTYSEAMAKHEERFPKNKGKVQKWRGALREAADLSGWHFQNGSESEYKLIDKIVEEVSKKINRVPLHVVDNPVDLDSAVLQVSSLLGLGSEVIMVGIYGFGGQGKTTIARAVYNLIADQFESLCFLADIRETAIGKLGLVQLQETLLSEILGEKDIKVGNVNQGIPIIKRSSIEGTRGGIDWFGSGSKIIITTRDKQLLNSHGVVRLHEVKLLSHQKALELFSWHAFKSHEVKSGYVKISKRAVSYARGLPLALEVIGSHLCDKSLDECKSALDKYEKVPHQDIHEILKVSFDGLGDDEKGIFLDIACFFNKGEVEYVKQMLHAHGFHAEDGIRVLAGRSLIKIDSCVAKLRMHALVQDMGREIVRQESIREPGGRSRLWFDEDIIHVLEENTGTEKVELIMLDGCKNKEVQCSGKAFMKMKNLRILVVDNAVFSTGPKRLPNSLKVLSWNCYPSQSLPSDFNPKQLEMLHMRESCLEFFQPPKMLKTLTVLYFEKCKFLTELPSLSGATFLKKLSLDNCTKLVKVHDSVGFLKNLHCLSAKGCTQLENLVPCIKLASLEILDLQGCSRLKRFPEVLGKMKKIREINLDKTAIDKLPLSIGNLIGLEQLSIKKRGKHVIQLPDSIHALTKVVVVTSDKPQGFRFFRRSHKNERLGSEISPSSMLVYQGARREMSDFTTFDVYYSFMSPNNVIEVCIPMPLVHHDFEMLFPKMPTDFQNRLTKSSMCFSFRKKFPRIALCYHVSPNSTGSLMSDFKFSVLINGAKQFSSSCACIAHSTRGLIFWCDLQSKVDEVFTEHDWNEVEIQWELNKQKSNSKSGTMDDHWEGNGCLCWTLIGLYKKGNNKQRVKFENPTSDFPLPCCSPTTLLHAMGHQIKLQSHVLKSENEVKRR from the exons ATGGAAAAGGGAAGAGCAGAATCCTCATCTTCTTTCAAACACGAGTGGACATACGATGTCTTCCTTAGTTTCAGAGGTGAAGACACCAGGTTCAATATCACAGGCAATATCTATAATTCTCTGGTCAAAAAAGGGATTCACACTTTCATGGATGATGAAGAGCttagaaaagggaaaaaaattacACCAGCTCTTCTAAAGGCAATTCAGAAATCCAGAATTgcaataatcattttctctaaGAATTATGCATCATCCACGTATTGCTTGGATGAACTTGTTGAGATTCTTAAGCTTGTCAATGCAGAAGGTAGATTGGTATTGCCAGTTTTTTATGATGTGGATCCATCACTAGTTCGCCATCAGAGAGGAACTTATTCAGAAGCCATGGCGAAACATGAGGAAAGGTTCCCAAAAAACAAGGGCAAGGTACAAAAGTGGAGAGGAGCTTTACGTGAAGCAGCTGATCTCTCAGGCTGGCATTTCCAAAACGG TTCTGAGTCAGAATATAAGCTTATTGATAAGATTGTTGAAGAGGTCTCGAAAAAGATCAATCGAGTTCCTTTGCATGTTGTTGATAATCCAGTTGATCTAGACTCTGCGGTGCTTCAAGTGAGTTCTCTCCTTGGACTTGGGTCTGAAGTGATCATGGTAGGTATTTACGGATTTGGAGGACAAGGTAAAACAACAATTGCCCGTGCTGTGTATAACTTGATTGCTGACCAATTTGAAAGTTTGTGTTTTCTTGCTGACATAAGAGAAACGGCAATTGGTAAGCTTGGCCTTGTACAACTCCAAGAAACTCTTCTTTCTGAAATACTTGGAGAGAAAGACATCAAAGTTGGAAATGTCAATCAAGGAATTCCAATAATCAAAAGGAGCTCAATTGAAGGCACTCGCGGAGGAATTGATTGGTTTGGCTCTGGCAGTAAGATCATTATCACAACAAGAGACAAACAATTGTTAAATTCTCATGGAGTAGTAAGATTACACGAGGTTAAACTGTTGAGCCATCAAAAAGCTCTTGAACTGTTTAGTTGGCACGCCTTTAAAAGTCATGAAGTTAAAAGTGGTTATGTGAAAATTTCAAAGCGTGCAGTTTCTTATGCACGTGGCCTTCCATTGGCTTTGGAAGTCATAGGTTCTCACTTATGCGATAAAAGTTTAGATGAATGTAAGTCAGCATTGGATAAATATGAAAAAGTTCCTCATCAAGATATCCATGAAATTCTTAAAGTAAGCTTTGATGGTTTGGGGGATGATGAGAAAGGAATTTTCCTTGACATTGCTTGTTTCTTCAACAAAGGCGAAGTGGAGTATGTAAAACAAATGTTACATGCTCATGGATTTCATGCAGAAGATGGTATTAGAGTATTAGCTGGTAGATCTCTTATAAAGATTGATAGTTGTGTAGCAAAACTGAGAATGCATGCCTTAGTTCAAGACATGGGTAGAGAAATTGTACGACAAGAGTCAATACGTGAGCCTGGTGGACGTAGTAGATTATGGTTTGACGAAGACATCATTCATGTTTTGGAGGAAAATACG GGAACTGAGAAAGTTGAACTGATAATGCTTGATGGTTGCAAAAACAAAGAAGTGCAGTGCAGTGGAAAAGCCTTCATGAAGATGAAAAACCTGAGAATTCTAGTGGTTGACAATGCAGTGTTTTCTACAGGGCCCAAACGTTTACCAAATAGTTTGAAGGTGCTTAGTTGGAATTGTTATCCATCACAGTCTTTACCCTCTGATTTCAATCCTAAACAACTTGAGATGCTACATATGAGAGAAAGCTGCCTTGAATTCTTCCAACCTCCCAAG ATGTTGAAAACCTTAACTgtactttattttgaaaaatgcaAGTTCTTAACCGAATTGCCAAGCCTAAGTGGAGCAACATTCTTGAAGAAGCTGTCCCTTGATAACTGCACAAAGTTAGTTAAAGTTCATGATTCAGTTGGGTTTCTCAAGAATCTCCACTGCTTGAGCGCTAAAGGATGCACCCAGCTAGAAAATCTGGTGCCCTGCATCAAGCTGGCATCTCTAGAAATTCTAGATCTCCAGGGGTGCTCACGTCTAAAGAGATTTCCGGAAGTATTGGGAAAGATGaagaaaataagagaaattaatTTAGACAAGACTGCCATAGACAAGTTGCCATTATCTATTGGAAATCTTATTGGGCTTGAACAATTGTCCATCAAGAAACGCGGAAAGCATGTTATTCAGCTACCAGACAGTATCCATGCATTGACTAAAGTTGTGGTGGTTACGAGTGACAAGCCTCAGGGCTTTAGATTTTTTAGAAGGAGCCATAAGAATGAAAGATTGGGCTCAGAAATATCACCAAGTTCAATGCTTGTTTATCAAGGTGCTCGGCGAGAAATGAGTGATTTCACCACCTTTGATGTGTATTATTCGTTCATGAGCCCCAATAATGTTATCGAAGTATGTATTCCCATGCCTCTAGTGCATCATGATTTTGAAATGTTGTTCCCAAAGATGCCAACCGATTTCCAGAACCGACTTACTAAATCATCAATGTGCTTCTCATTTCGAAAGAAGTTCCCTAGGATCGCCCTATGTTACCATGTTAGTCCCAACTCTACTGGAAGCCTGATGTCGGATTTCAAGTTCAGCGTACTCATTAATGGCGCCAAACAGTTCAGTTCTTCATGTGCCTGCATAGCTCATTCAACACGGGGCCTAATATTTTGGTGTGATCTACAGAGCAAAGTGGATGAGGTATTTACAGAACATGATTGGAATGAAGTTGAAATTCAATGGGAGTTAAACAAACAGAAATCAAATTCTAAAAGTGGAACAATGGACGATCACTGGGAGGGAAATGGATGTTTATGCTGGACCCTAATCGGTCTCTACAAAAAAGGAAACAACAAGCAAAGAGTTAAATTTGAAAATCCTACGTCAGATTTTCCATTGCCCTGCTGCTCCCCTACTACACTTTTACACGCGATGGGTCATCAGATAAAGCTTCAATCACACGTcttaaaaagtgaaaatgaagtgaaGAGAAGAtag